One genomic region from Leifsonia poae encodes:
- a CDS encoding DUF7927 domain-containing protein: protein MSHTGGNSSRGRRKARQWLGGGLAALLIASGVFAASPAVAAPVFEIAAEWAPSTPAQVKSGDVVTGVWRVNVNDDAPAPGNAPVDDVTVTIQAQHGVFTALPGLCKATGVTTPSSISADGTTLTCNLGTRNEGTAAVLQAPIEVRGTTGDAVSASGAIGGATAGLDPLAITNPFSMDMRWGTGTPNYSSGTGGFLIDYEWTLSKGKGSEAGPQTVAYDLAIVSPQGAPISVDPQGCTPFVGPSAADGHPWSGGAHPADQLTAAAGTCTITQIGPTTFRLTISGIDYAPTAPPTLDSAGNRLPVDQVALASGSIWLRVNTAATGSAVLTSNAPTYTSTSGQTAQDDPSNNSESKAWTTPGLYSSGWGRGYTGSGGTTWDDTYRVSAGTQVGQYMDTAMQLHTDRPADRLVGMCTALDTRYVTYAGWGWAQPGAAGVGTTTEFYVGADPTLDPASASYDPNAFDCGTGSGWTTTQPADLSTVKAMRITGTQAQFNAFSSYSNITAVVNQVIKPSTPAGTDVWSFFSGVVDVPANNWWNGTGCITPTAGSRYPCTTGFRDVLRVVSATPAIAKSVDRSVVTPGVPATYTLTYSANGAGAIPATVDGFQLVDTLPLGSGYVAGSATPEPLVTTDGSGRQVLTWTLDGVATNADHALTYQAVVDASATPGAALTNSITATYGAITKSASAQVTVATDGYTTIAKTADAPFIPNLAGDGKGSGSWTVTVRSYDPVAQPFTDTIDILPYVGDGRGTAFSGTYTLASVTAALGAQVYYTTADPATLTDDPAAAANGAAGTIAGNTVGWTTAFTPDATAVRVIGGTLAPGANQQFGVHITTDGAHGGDTFVNRAQGRAGHTGLVMRTSAPLSVANYYSAALKKEVQGVDGVWHDANDAVDYPVFHYGDTVKYRITVTNTGQGTLTDVNVTDDKNPAAGAFHIASLASGASQSHEYSMVLDTSVGGSIVNTACASAATPADSGVAPTIPCDPAGIDVVGYSVVKTSDPAPGSVVHPGDVIHYTVTVTQRGTVAAAASFVDSLAKVADDATYNGDIAADLGSASVTGPSIAWSGTLGVGAVAKVTYSVTVKAARAMGDGRLDNVVTSAGCAPVSDCETVHTYGNYTFSKTSDPAPGAIVKPGDRIVYTVTVAQTGDAPTSGTVVDDLSGVLDDAAWTGDEKATSGTVTRSGNALTWTGNLAVGQIVTITYSVTVTGDGDKTITNVVTSPDADAVCVPAADANPDCRTSHLVDPPAVGLADTGLDVAGWLLAALGVTGAGIAALVLRRRRHA, encoded by the coding sequence GTGAGCCATACCGGAGGGAACTCGTCGAGGGGCCGGCGGAAGGCCCGGCAGTGGCTCGGCGGCGGTCTCGCCGCCCTGCTTATCGCTTCGGGGGTGTTCGCCGCCTCTCCCGCGGTCGCCGCGCCCGTCTTCGAGATCGCGGCCGAGTGGGCGCCATCGACGCCGGCACAGGTGAAATCCGGTGATGTCGTCACCGGCGTCTGGCGGGTGAATGTGAACGACGATGCACCGGCACCGGGCAACGCTCCGGTGGACGACGTGACCGTGACGATTCAGGCCCAGCACGGCGTCTTCACAGCGCTGCCCGGTCTCTGCAAGGCGACCGGCGTGACCACACCGTCCAGCATCTCGGCCGACGGCACGACCCTGACGTGCAATCTCGGAACCAGGAATGAGGGCACCGCTGCCGTGCTCCAGGCTCCCATCGAAGTGCGGGGTACGACGGGTGATGCCGTGTCGGCATCCGGTGCCATCGGCGGCGCGACCGCCGGGCTCGACCCCCTGGCCATCACCAATCCGTTCAGCATGGATATGCGCTGGGGCACGGGAACGCCGAACTACTCGTCCGGCACGGGCGGTTTCCTGATCGACTATGAGTGGACCCTGAGCAAAGGGAAGGGGAGCGAAGCCGGTCCTCAGACCGTCGCATACGACCTCGCCATCGTCTCCCCGCAGGGCGCACCCATCTCGGTCGACCCGCAGGGATGCACGCCGTTCGTGGGGCCGAGCGCGGCCGATGGGCATCCATGGTCCGGGGGTGCGCATCCGGCCGATCAGCTGACGGCGGCCGCGGGAACCTGCACGATCACCCAGATCGGCCCGACGACCTTCCGGCTGACGATCTCCGGCATCGACTATGCGCCGACGGCGCCGCCCACCCTGGATTCGGCCGGAAACCGCCTGCCTGTCGACCAGGTCGCCCTCGCCTCGGGTTCGATCTGGCTGCGTGTGAACACGGCGGCGACGGGATCGGCTGTTCTCACCTCGAACGCTCCGACCTACACGTCGACGAGCGGGCAGACCGCGCAGGACGACCCGTCGAACAACTCGGAGTCGAAGGCGTGGACGACCCCCGGCCTCTACTCCTCCGGCTGGGGGCGCGGCTACACCGGCAGCGGTGGAACCACCTGGGACGACACCTACCGGGTCTCCGCCGGAACCCAGGTCGGGCAGTACATGGACACCGCCATGCAGCTCCACACCGATCGACCGGCCGACCGTCTGGTGGGCATGTGCACCGCGCTCGACACCCGCTACGTGACCTACGCCGGATGGGGATGGGCGCAGCCCGGCGCCGCCGGAGTCGGCACCACGACCGAGTTCTACGTCGGTGCCGACCCGACACTCGACCCGGCCAGCGCCTCCTACGACCCGAACGCCTTCGACTGCGGGACCGGCAGCGGCTGGACCACGACGCAGCCGGCGGATCTCAGCACGGTGAAGGCCATGCGCATCACCGGCACTCAGGCCCAGTTCAACGCGTTCTCCAGCTATTCGAACATCACCGCGGTGGTCAACCAGGTGATCAAGCCGTCGACTCCCGCCGGAACGGACGTCTGGTCGTTCTTCTCCGGCGTCGTCGATGTGCCCGCGAACAACTGGTGGAACGGCACCGGCTGCATCACGCCGACGGCCGGCTCGCGCTACCCGTGCACCACCGGGTTCCGGGATGTGCTGCGCGTCGTCAGCGCCACACCGGCGATCGCCAAGTCGGTGGACCGCAGTGTCGTCACTCCGGGCGTTCCGGCGACGTACACGCTCACCTACTCCGCGAACGGCGCGGGGGCCATCCCCGCGACCGTCGACGGGTTCCAGCTCGTGGACACGCTTCCCCTCGGCTCCGGCTACGTCGCCGGATCGGCGACGCCGGAACCGTTGGTGACGACCGACGGCTCGGGGCGGCAGGTGCTCACCTGGACGCTCGACGGTGTGGCGACGAACGCCGACCATGCGCTCACCTACCAGGCCGTCGTCGACGCGAGCGCGACGCCGGGCGCGGCGCTGACCAACTCGATCACCGCCACCTACGGCGCCATCACCAAATCCGCGAGTGCGCAGGTGACGGTGGCCACCGACGGCTACACGACGATCGCGAAGACCGCGGACGCTCCGTTCATCCCGAACCTCGCCGGTGACGGCAAAGGGTCCGGCTCCTGGACGGTCACCGTGCGCTCCTACGACCCGGTGGCGCAACCGTTCACCGACACGATCGATATCTTGCCGTATGTCGGCGACGGGCGCGGAACCGCGTTCTCCGGCACGTACACGCTCGCATCGGTGACCGCCGCCCTCGGCGCGCAGGTGTACTACACCACCGCCGACCCTGCGACCCTGACCGACGATCCGGCCGCGGCGGCCAACGGCGCCGCGGGAACGATCGCGGGCAACACGGTCGGCTGGACGACGGCCTTCACCCCGGATGCGACCGCCGTGCGGGTGATCGGCGGCACGCTCGCCCCGGGCGCGAACCAGCAGTTCGGGGTGCACATCACCACGGATGGGGCGCACGGCGGCGACACGTTCGTGAACCGGGCGCAGGGGCGCGCGGGGCACACCGGCCTGGTGATGCGCACCTCCGCCCCCCTCAGCGTCGCGAACTACTACTCGGCCGCGCTCAAGAAGGAGGTGCAGGGGGTCGACGGCGTCTGGCACGACGCGAACGATGCGGTCGACTACCCCGTCTTCCACTACGGCGACACGGTCAAATACCGGATCACGGTGACGAACACCGGGCAGGGAACCCTGACGGACGTGAACGTGACCGACGACAAGAATCCGGCGGCCGGTGCTTTCCACATCGCCTCGCTGGCGTCGGGCGCGAGCCAGTCGCACGAGTACTCGATGGTGCTCGACACCTCGGTCGGCGGCAGCATCGTGAATACGGCGTGCGCCTCGGCGGCGACCCCCGCGGATTCCGGGGTGGCGCCGACGATCCCCTGCGACCCTGCCGGGATCGACGTCGTCGGATACTCCGTCGTCAAAACGTCTGATCCGGCACCGGGGAGCGTTGTGCATCCCGGTGACGTCATCCACTACACGGTGACGGTCACCCAGCGCGGGACGGTCGCCGCCGCGGCATCGTTCGTCGACAGCCTGGCGAAGGTCGCCGACGATGCGACGTACAACGGCGACATCGCGGCCGACCTCGGCAGCGCATCCGTCACCGGGCCATCGATCGCCTGGTCGGGCACACTCGGTGTCGGCGCCGTGGCGAAGGTCACATACTCGGTCACCGTCAAAGCGGCGAGAGCAATGGGCGACGGGCGGCTCGACAACGTCGTGACCTCGGCCGGTTGCGCTCCGGTCTCGGACTGCGAGACCGTGCACACCTACGGCAATTACACCTTCTCGAAGACCTCCGATCCGGCGCCGGGCGCGATCGTGAAACCGGGCGACCGGATCGTGTACACGGTCACTGTCGCGCAGACCGGCGACGCCCCCACCTCGGGAACGGTCGTCGACGATCTGAGTGGCGTGCTCGACGACGCCGCCTGGACCGGTGACGAGAAGGCGACCTCTGGCACCGTGACCCGCTCCGGGAACGCGCTGACCTGGACGGGGAATCTCGCGGTCGGGCAGATCGTCACCATCACCTACTCGGTGACCGTCACCGGCGACGGCGACAAGACGATCACCAATGTGGTCACCAGCCCCGACGCGGACGCGGTGTGCGTTCCGGCCGCCGACGCGAACCCCGACTGCCGCACGAGTCATCTCGTCGATCCGCCTGCGGTGGGTCTGGCCGACACCGGTCTCGATGTCGCCGGCTGGTTGCTTGCAGCGCTCGGCGTGACCGGCGCCGGAATCGCGGCTCTCGTCCTCCGCCGTCGCCGCCACGCCTAG
- a CDS encoding helix-turn-helix transcriptional regulator: MSVSPDSSPPADGSRPGRPAASRDAEIARKVAAAVQAADYGTLSRVVRDGWFPLLRSHGDLLRRQLDSIPPSALRMYPLLTMMLGICYNGVPHRRVKALRHFATAVRAARSGRREVDAVDRALILVSESAAYRLVGRPAMGVGAARAALAALDALAEEDRRAVDQLPRVYAQAGISLYYGGRTDEALDAFAVGLAESPEGAPSSGFANLSMSAGIHALDGRLDRANEYLGLARADVWSDEQRSMYPGTFYRVAEAVVALERIDPPGARAQLDAMVHDRRTIEHWVAIGTTEANIELFGGRPGDGLSGLDALAALRGAEGRSAAARAALAPTRALLQLAMGNLDAATAILRRDAPAGPRRQVGLARVALTLGRNGEALRELRSIAGVRQDARSHAEALTVEAAALLRFSRSTRAEAVIDQLAGALRHSGQRAALALVPPPDLDGLVSALAERGHAELTAGIPLRSVIPGYDPQVLLSEREVAVLALLMETGSASRIADELTVSVNTVKTQLRSIYRKLGVSSRDGAIAVALDQHLLARRDG, from the coding sequence GTGAGCGTGTCCCCCGACAGCTCGCCGCCCGCCGATGGCTCGCGCCCCGGCAGGCCGGCGGCATCCCGTGACGCCGAGATCGCGCGAAAAGTCGCGGCGGCCGTGCAGGCGGCAGACTACGGAACGCTCTCACGGGTGGTCCGCGACGGATGGTTCCCGCTGCTCCGCTCCCACGGCGACCTGCTGCGCAGACAGCTGGACAGCATCCCCCCGTCGGCGCTGCGGATGTACCCGCTGCTGACGATGATGCTGGGCATCTGCTACAACGGCGTCCCCCATCGCCGAGTGAAGGCGCTCCGGCACTTCGCGACCGCCGTTCGCGCCGCCCGCAGCGGCCGGCGGGAGGTCGATGCGGTCGATCGCGCGCTGATCCTCGTCAGCGAGAGTGCGGCGTACCGCCTCGTCGGCCGGCCGGCGATGGGGGTCGGCGCCGCGCGCGCCGCCCTCGCCGCGTTGGACGCGCTGGCGGAGGAGGATCGCCGGGCCGTCGACCAGCTGCCCCGCGTGTATGCCCAGGCCGGGATCAGCCTCTACTACGGCGGTCGCACCGATGAGGCCCTCGACGCCTTCGCCGTCGGCCTGGCGGAGTCACCGGAAGGCGCACCGTCGTCGGGGTTCGCCAACCTGTCGATGTCGGCCGGGATCCACGCGCTCGACGGTCGCCTCGATCGCGCGAACGAATACCTCGGCCTTGCGCGGGCCGATGTCTGGTCCGACGAGCAGCGCTCGATGTACCCGGGCACGTTCTACCGCGTCGCGGAAGCGGTGGTCGCGCTCGAACGGATCGACCCGCCGGGGGCCCGAGCCCAGCTGGATGCGATGGTGCACGACCGCCGGACCATCGAGCACTGGGTGGCGATCGGCACAACGGAAGCGAACATCGAACTCTTCGGAGGCCGCCCGGGCGACGGCCTGTCGGGGCTCGACGCGCTCGCCGCCCTGCGCGGGGCGGAGGGCCGGTCGGCAGCGGCGCGTGCTGCGCTGGCCCCGACCCGTGCGCTGTTGCAGCTGGCCATGGGGAACCTGGATGCCGCGACGGCGATCCTGCGCCGCGACGCACCGGCGGGACCACGCCGTCAGGTCGGCCTGGCCCGGGTGGCGCTGACGCTCGGACGCAACGGCGAAGCCCTGCGGGAACTGCGCAGCATCGCCGGCGTGCGACAGGATGCGCGCTCCCACGCGGAAGCCCTCACGGTCGAGGCGGCGGCACTGCTGCGGTTCTCGCGCAGCACCCGGGCCGAAGCCGTGATCGACCAGCTGGCGGGTGCGCTGCGGCATTCGGGACAGCGCGCAGCCTTGGCGCTCGTGCCGCCTCCCGACCTCGATGGTCTTGTGTCCGCACTGGCCGAGCGAGGCCACGCGGAGCTGACCGCCGGCATTCCGTTGCGGTCGGTGATCCCCGGGTACGATCCCCAGGTGCTGCTGAGCGAACGCGAGGTCGCGGTGCTGGCGCTGCTCATGGAGACCGGCTCCGCGTCACGGATCGCCGACGAACTGACCGTGTCGGTCAACACGGTCAAGACCCAACTGCGCAGCATCTACCGCAAACTCGGGGTGTCCAGCCGCGACGGCGCCATCGCCGTCGCCCTCGACCAGCACCTCCTCGCCCGGCGGGACGGCTGA
- a CDS encoding SDR family oxidoreductase translates to MRVFVTGASGWIGSAVTAELIAAGHQVVGLARSDASAAAVAASGAEVQRGDITDLDSLRAGAEGADGVIHTAFIHDFTAHAAAADVDRAAVELFGDLFAGSNRPLVIASGLLGTGPTENDKPDPATAWSPRIGTEAILLGFADRGIRSSAIRLAPTVHGDGDHGFIAALIRIDREKGSAGYVGDGSNVWPAVHRLDAAHLFCLALENAPAGSVLHAVGDEAVPLREIAEVIGRHLDVPLLSVAPEDAAEHFGWLGPILALGGRASSTLTRELLGWQPTHPGLIDDLEQGHYFRQ, encoded by the coding sequence ATGCGTGTTTTCGTCACCGGTGCGTCGGGGTGGATCGGTTCCGCCGTCACCGCCGAGCTGATCGCCGCCGGCCATCAGGTCGTCGGTCTCGCCCGATCGGATGCGTCGGCCGCCGCGGTCGCCGCATCCGGCGCCGAGGTGCAGCGAGGCGACATCACCGACCTGGACAGTCTGCGCGCCGGGGCGGAAGGGGCGGACGGTGTCATCCACACCGCGTTCATCCACGACTTCACGGCGCACGCCGCCGCCGCCGACGTCGACCGAGCCGCGGTGGAACTGTTCGGCGACCTGTTCGCCGGGTCGAACCGCCCGCTCGTCATCGCCTCCGGTCTGCTCGGCACCGGGCCGACCGAGAATGACAAGCCCGACCCGGCGACAGCCTGGTCTCCCCGCATCGGCACCGAGGCCATCCTGCTCGGGTTCGCCGACCGTGGCATCCGCTCGTCGGCGATCCGTCTCGCGCCCACCGTCCACGGCGACGGTGACCACGGCTTCATCGCGGCACTGATCCGCATCGACCGCGAGAAGGGAAGCGCCGGCTATGTCGGCGACGGGAGCAACGTCTGGCCCGCGGTCCACCGGCTGGATGCGGCGCACCTGTTCTGCCTGGCGCTGGAAAACGCGCCGGCGGGCTCGGTGCTGCACGCTGTCGGAGATGAAGCGGTTCCGCTCCGCGAGATCGCGGAGGTCATCGGACGACACCTGGACGTGCCGCTGCTCAGCGTCGCGCCCGAGGATGCCGCGGAGCACTTCGGCTGGCTCGGCCCGATCCTCGCGCTCGGTGGCCGCGCCAGCAGCACGCTCACCCGCGAACTTCTCGGCTGGCAGCCGACGCATCCGGGCCTGATCGACGACCTCGAGCAGGGCCACTACTTCCGGCAGTAG
- a CDS encoding TetR family transcriptional regulator, whose protein sequence is MGRWEPDARGRLQLAAMELAVERGFEQTTVADIAERAGLTERTFFRHFADKREVLFAGQDELLDLFVDAVAGAPSDATPLEAVDAALQAAALTFEPRRPWSRERGRIVAANPALQERELIKLARMADAVAGALRARGVAEPAASLAAQTGIAVFHVGFAEWIDDGNTREFAQFIDSALAALKVVAAG, encoded by the coding sequence ATGGGCAGATGGGAACCGGACGCGCGTGGCCGGCTCCAGCTCGCCGCGATGGAGCTCGCCGTCGAGCGCGGCTTCGAACAGACCACCGTGGCCGACATCGCCGAACGCGCCGGGTTGACTGAACGCACCTTCTTCCGCCACTTCGCCGACAAACGCGAGGTGCTGTTCGCCGGGCAAGACGAGCTCCTCGATCTGTTCGTCGACGCCGTCGCCGGGGCTCCGTCCGACGCCACCCCGCTGGAAGCGGTCGACGCCGCGCTTCAGGCCGCCGCCCTGACCTTCGAACCGCGCCGCCCCTGGTCCCGAGAACGCGGACGCATCGTCGCGGCGAACCCGGCCCTGCAGGAGCGCGAGCTGATCAAGCTGGCCAGGATGGCGGATGCCGTGGCGGGCGCACTGCGCGCACGCGGCGTCGCCGAGCCGGCCGCCAGCCTCGCCGCCCAGACCGGTATCGCCGTGTTCCACGTCGGATTCGCCGAATGGATCGACGACGGCAACACGCGCGAGTTCGCACAGTTCATCGACTCGGCACTCGCCGCCCTGAAGGTCGTCGCCGCGGGATGA
- a CDS encoding response regulator codes for MKIVVADDDPQMLGALRILLGSHGYEVVRARTGKEALDAIVDEHPDLVVLDLGMPRLSGVEVIRAIRGWSRVPILVISGRSDSADKVGVLDSGADDFVAKPFSADELLARIRALTRRSVGALEKPIVRFGAVAVDLGDKIALLRREGGEEPVRLTPTEWQILELLLRNPRKLITQRTILTEIRGPQHVGDTGYLRLYIAQLRKKLEPDPARPRYLLTEPGMGYRFQPDTELDGEV; via the coding sequence GTGAAGATCGTCGTCGCCGACGACGACCCGCAGATGCTCGGCGCCTTGCGGATCCTCCTCGGCTCGCACGGCTACGAGGTGGTGCGCGCCCGCACGGGGAAGGAGGCGCTCGACGCGATCGTCGACGAACATCCGGATCTCGTGGTGCTCGACCTGGGGATGCCGCGGCTGAGCGGTGTGGAGGTGATCAGGGCGATCCGGGGCTGGAGCCGCGTGCCCATCCTCGTCATCTCGGGTCGCTCCGACTCCGCCGACAAGGTGGGCGTGCTGGATTCGGGGGCCGACGACTTCGTGGCGAAACCCTTCTCGGCCGACGAGCTCCTCGCGCGCATCCGTGCGCTGACCCGCCGGAGCGTCGGTGCGCTCGAGAAGCCGATCGTGCGTTTCGGCGCCGTCGCGGTCGACCTCGGCGACAAGATCGCGCTCCTCCGCCGCGAGGGGGGCGAGGAACCGGTGCGCCTGACTCCGACCGAGTGGCAGATTCTGGAGCTGCTGCTCCGGAACCCTCGCAAGCTGATCACGCAGCGCACGATCCTGACCGAGATCCGCGGCCCGCAGCATGTCGGCGACACCGGCTATCTGCGCCTGTACATCGCGCAGCTGCGCAAGAAGCTCGAACCGGATCCGGCCCGACCCCGCTACCTGCTCACCGAGCCGGGCATGGGTTACCGCTTCCAACCGGACACCGAGCTCGACGGGGAGGTGTGA
- a CDS encoding DUF4118 domain-containing protein, translating into MTSRGRLRVLLGAAPGVGKTYLMLEEGHRLRDLGKDVVVAVVETHERAATAAILDGLELVPRKAVEHRGITLTELDLDAVLARHPQIALVDELAHTNAPGSANEKRWHDVGVILDAGIDVISTVNVQHIESLNDVVEQITGVPQRETIPDSIVRSAAQIEVVDLTPQSLRDRLAEGQVYPAARIDAALSNYFRLGNLTALRELTLLWLADEVDSSLQRYRAEHGIEQKWEARERVVVALTGGPEGETLLRRGARVAARSGSGELLAVHVASQDGLRETDPAALAAQRKLVEELGGTYHQVVGTNTPDALVAFARASNATQLVIGVSRRSRLTALLTGSGVGSTVIRESGDIDVHIVSHAAAGGRHLPKFRRTGALSVRRRVYGFLLALLAGPLLTLVLLPIRSADSLTTDALSYQLLVVVVALVGGIWPALFAAVLSGLTLDFIFVSPYFTLTIGRPTHLLALGLYVVIAVLVSVVVDQAARRTRSAARAAAESELLATIAGGVIRGGDAVQALVSRTREAFGLRAVRFTAGDDVQTVDGEVDPADVPTTVPVGSRGTLELFGDDLQAADRRLLAVIVTQLDAALEHLDLSSVAQEVGPLEATDRVRTALLAAVGHDLRRPLAAATAAVTSLRSAAGRLSARDKSELLETAEVSLQGLADLLTNLLDVSRVQAGVLAISLETVDLEDVLPPVLDELAVRPGEVVIDVPHDLPPVSADAILLRRALVNLLSNALRYSPEGRPPRVGASAFGGNVEIRVSDCGPGVPDDRKEEIFHPFQRVGDTDNSAGIGLGLALTKGFVEGMGGELAAEDTPAGGLTMVLSLPVERVAP; encoded by the coding sequence TTGACCAGCCGAGGCCGACTCCGGGTGCTGCTCGGTGCAGCACCCGGAGTCGGCAAGACCTATCTGATGCTCGAAGAGGGGCATCGGCTGCGCGACCTGGGCAAAGACGTGGTCGTGGCGGTCGTGGAGACCCACGAACGCGCGGCCACCGCCGCCATTCTTGACGGCCTCGAGCTCGTGCCGCGCAAAGCCGTCGAACACCGCGGCATCACGCTGACCGAGCTCGACCTCGACGCGGTGCTCGCCCGGCATCCGCAGATCGCCCTCGTCGACGAGCTCGCCCACACCAACGCCCCCGGATCGGCGAACGAGAAGCGCTGGCACGACGTGGGGGTCATCCTCGACGCCGGGATCGACGTGATCTCGACGGTGAACGTGCAGCACATCGAATCGCTGAACGACGTGGTCGAGCAGATCACCGGGGTGCCGCAGCGCGAGACGATCCCCGACTCGATCGTGCGCAGTGCCGCACAGATCGAGGTCGTCGACCTGACACCTCAGTCGCTGCGCGACCGGTTGGCCGAGGGGCAGGTGTACCCCGCCGCCCGCATCGACGCCGCGCTCTCGAACTACTTCCGGCTCGGCAACCTGACGGCGCTCCGTGAGCTGACCTTGCTCTGGCTGGCGGATGAGGTCGACAGCTCTCTGCAGCGGTATCGGGCCGAGCACGGCATCGAACAGAAGTGGGAGGCGCGCGAGCGGGTCGTCGTCGCCCTCACCGGCGGGCCGGAGGGCGAGACCCTGCTGCGGCGCGGCGCCCGAGTCGCGGCCCGCTCCGGCAGCGGCGAACTGCTCGCCGTGCACGTCGCGAGCCAGGACGGGTTGCGCGAGACCGACCCGGCGGCGCTGGCGGCGCAGCGCAAACTCGTCGAGGAGCTCGGCGGCACCTATCACCAGGTCGTCGGCACGAACACCCCAGATGCGCTCGTCGCGTTCGCCCGCGCGAGCAACGCCACCCAGCTCGTGATCGGTGTCTCACGACGCAGCAGGCTCACCGCCCTCCTGACAGGGTCGGGGGTGGGGTCGACGGTCATCCGCGAGTCGGGGGACATCGATGTGCATATCGTCTCGCACGCCGCGGCGGGCGGGCGGCACCTGCCGAAGTTCCGGCGCACGGGCGCGCTCAGTGTGCGTCGCCGCGTGTACGGGTTCCTGCTCGCGCTGCTGGCCGGGCCGCTGCTCACTCTGGTGCTCCTGCCCATCCGCAGTGCCGATTCGCTCACGACCGACGCGCTCAGCTACCAATTGCTCGTCGTGGTCGTCGCCCTCGTCGGCGGCATCTGGCCGGCGCTCTTCGCGGCCGTGCTGTCGGGTCTGACTCTCGACTTCATCTTCGTCAGTCCGTATTTCACCCTGACGATCGGCCGGCCGACGCATCTTCTCGCGCTCGGGCTCTATGTGGTGATCGCGGTGCTGGTCAGCGTCGTCGTCGACCAGGCGGCACGGCGCACCCGCAGCGCCGCGCGTGCCGCCGCCGAGTCGGAGCTGTTGGCGACGATCGCGGGCGGGGTGATCCGGGGCGGCGACGCCGTGCAGGCCCTCGTCTCTCGCACACGCGAGGCGTTCGGGCTGCGGGCGGTGCGGTTCACCGCGGGCGATGACGTTCAGACGGTCGACGGCGAGGTCGATCCCGCCGATGTTCCGACGACGGTCCCTGTCGGCTCGCGGGGCACGCTCGAGCTGTTCGGCGACGATCTGCAGGCGGCGGATCGCCGGCTGCTCGCGGTGATCGTCACACAGCTGGATGCCGCCCTCGAGCATCTCGACCTCAGCTCGGTCGCCCAGGAGGTCGGCCCGCTGGAGGCGACCGACCGGGTGCGCACCGCGTTGCTGGCGGCCGTCGGCCACGACCTGAGGCGTCCGCTCGCAGCGGCGACCGCGGCCGTGACGAGCCTCCGCTCGGCGGCCGGCCGGCTGTCGGCGCGCGACAAGTCCGAGCTGCTGGAGACCGCCGAGGTGAGCCTCCAGGGTCTGGCCGATCTGCTGACGAACCTGCTCGATGTGAGCCGGGTGCAGGCGGGGGTGCTGGCGATCTCGCTGGAGACGGTCGACCTCGAAGACGTGCTCCCTCCGGTGCTCGACGAGCTCGCTGTTCGGCCGGGGGAGGTCGTCATCGATGTGCCGCACGATCTTCCGCCGGTGTCGGCGGATGCGATCCTGTTGCGCCGGGCTCTCGTCAACCTGCTGAGCAACGCTCTGCGCTATTCGCCCGAGGGGCGGCCTCCCCGCGTCGGAGCCAGTGCGTTCGGTGGCAACGTCGAGATCCGGGTCTCCGATTGCGGGCCCGGCGTGCCCGACGACCGCAAGGAGGAGATCTTCCACCCGTTCCAGCGCGTCGGCGACACCGACAACAGCGCGGGCATCGGTCTGGGGCTCGCCCTGACCAAGGGGTTCGTGGAGGGGATGGGCGGCGAGCTCGCGGCCGAGGACACTCCGGCGGGCGGCCTGACGATGGTCCTGTCGCTCCCGGTGGAGCGGGTGGCGCCGTGA
- the kdpC gene encoding K(+)-transporting ATPase subunit C: MNASLRGTGRQYGVALRAVLLFTVVLGIAYPLAVTGIGQLALPAQSDGSLITSQGKVVGSSLIGQSFTDKKGIPLPQWFQSRPSAAGTGYDGANSSGSNLGPNNPDLVKAIDERKAVIEKVDGVSASQIPADAVTASGSGLDPHISPAYALLQVDAVARARGIGTAEVKKLVEEHTQVRDLGYLGEPTVNVLQLNIALAALDPAGNK; this comes from the coding sequence ATGAACGCATCACTCCGCGGCACCGGACGACAGTACGGGGTGGCCCTGCGGGCCGTGCTCCTCTTCACGGTCGTGCTCGGCATCGCCTACCCGCTGGCCGTCACCGGGATCGGCCAGCTGGCTCTTCCCGCGCAGTCCGATGGATCTCTCATCACCTCCCAGGGGAAGGTCGTCGGCTCCAGCCTGATCGGGCAGTCCTTCACCGACAAGAAGGGGATCCCGCTTCCCCAGTGGTTCCAGTCCCGGCCGTCGGCGGCGGGAACGGGCTACGACGGTGCGAACTCGTCCGGCAGCAACCTCGGGCCGAACAACCCGGACCTGGTGAAGGCGATCGATGAGCGCAAAGCGGTCATCGAGAAGGTCGACGGTGTCAGCGCCTCGCAGATCCCGGCGGATGCGGTGACAGCATCCGGGTCGGGTCTCGACCCGCACATCTCGCCGGCCTACGCACTGCTGCAGGTCGACGCCGTGGCCCGGGCCCGGGGCATCGGCACCGCCGAGGTGAAGAAGCTCGTCGAGGAGCACACGCAGGTCCGGGATCTCGGGTATCTGGGAGAGCCCACCGTCAATGTGCTGCAGCTCAACATCGCATTGGCCGCGCTGGATCCGGCCGGGAACAAGTAG